The following proteins come from a genomic window of Streptomyces sp. NBC_01716:
- the rfbB gene encoding dTDP-glucose 4,6-dehydratase — protein sequence MRTLVTGGAGFIGSHYVRTLLEGGYPGSEGTEVTVLDRLTYAGNRDNLPAAHPRLTFVRGDICDPELVRALLPGHDAVVHFAAESHVDRSLESAAEFIRTNVGGTQTLLDGCVAAGVERFVHVSTDEVYGSIDHGSWTEEWPLAPNSPYAASKAASDLIARACWRTHGLNLSITRCSNNYGPYQHPEKLIPRFITNLQEGVPLPLYGDGRNVREWLHVDDHCRAVQLVLDRGRAGEIYNIGGGNEQTNLGITELLLDLFGADRSMVRRVADRKGHDLRYSLDESKIRDELGYTPRVPFDRGLADTVAWYRDNPAWWKAVKQRTDNLRGA from the coding sequence ATGAGGACACTGGTCACCGGAGGCGCGGGCTTCATCGGCTCGCACTACGTCAGGACCCTTCTGGAGGGCGGCTATCCGGGCTCCGAAGGCACCGAGGTCACCGTCCTTGACAGACTCACCTACGCCGGCAACCGGGACAACCTCCCCGCCGCGCATCCCCGGCTGACCTTCGTACGGGGCGACATCTGCGACCCGGAGCTGGTGCGCGCGCTGCTGCCCGGACACGACGCGGTGGTGCACTTCGCCGCGGAGTCGCACGTCGACCGGTCGCTGGAATCCGCGGCGGAGTTCATCCGCACGAACGTCGGCGGTACACAGACGCTGCTCGACGGCTGTGTCGCGGCGGGCGTCGAGCGGTTCGTGCACGTCTCCACGGACGAGGTGTACGGCTCCATCGACCACGGTTCCTGGACGGAGGAGTGGCCGCTCGCGCCCAACTCCCCGTACGCCGCGAGCAAGGCGGCCTCGGACCTGATCGCCCGCGCCTGCTGGCGCACCCATGGGCTGAACCTGTCGATCACACGCTGCTCCAACAACTACGGCCCCTACCAGCACCCCGAGAAGCTGATCCCGCGCTTCATCACCAACCTCCAGGAAGGTGTGCCGCTCCCGTTGTACGGCGACGGGCGCAACGTCCGCGAGTGGCTGCACGTGGACGACCACTGCCGGGCCGTCCAGCTGGTCCTCGACCGGGGCCGGGCGGGCGAGATCTACAACATCGGCGGCGGCAACGAGCAGACCAACCTCGGTATCACCGAACTGCTTCTGGACCTCTTCGGGGCCGACCGGTCGATGGTCCGGCGGGTGGCCGACCGCAAGGGCCACGACCTGCGCTACTCGCTGGACGAGAGCAAGATCCGCGACGAGCTCGGCTACACCCCGCGCGTGCCGTTCGACCGGGGCCTCGCCGACACCGTCGCCTGGTACCGCGACAACCCCGCCTGGTGGAAGGCCGTCAAGCAGCGCACCGACAACCTCCGAGGAGCCTGA
- a CDS encoding DegT/DnrJ/EryC1/StrS family aminotransferase encodes MFINSATAGLFLSTELLGLGPGDDVVLPSVSFVAAGNAVAATGARPVFCDVDERTLNPTAADIERALTPRTKAVLVLHYGGYPGDIAAIAALCQERGIPLIEGAACAVASTADGTACGAFGDVAMWSFDSMKVLVTGDGGMLYVRDQDSHIGPNTSIGRDCTLRGTQVSESIVMDGATISQVPGLQGSVIGRNATVGTTPEQDPHHRLVVGDHTRIEVAA; translated from the coding sequence ATGTTCATCAACTCCGCCACCGCGGGGCTCTTCCTCTCCACCGAACTGCTCGGGCTCGGCCCCGGCGACGACGTGGTGCTGCCCTCGGTGAGCTTCGTCGCCGCCGGCAACGCGGTCGCGGCGACCGGTGCCCGTCCGGTCTTCTGCGACGTCGACGAGCGCACGCTCAACCCGACCGCCGCCGACATCGAACGCGCGCTGACCCCCCGTACCAAGGCGGTTCTGGTGCTGCACTACGGCGGCTATCCCGGCGACATCGCCGCGATCGCCGCCCTGTGCCAGGAGCGCGGCATCCCGCTCATCGAGGGCGCCGCCTGCGCCGTCGCCTCGACGGCGGACGGCACCGCCTGCGGCGCCTTCGGCGACGTCGCCATGTGGAGCTTCGACTCGATGAAGGTCCTGGTCACCGGCGACGGCGGGATGCTCTATGTCAGGGACCAGGACAGCCACATCGGTCCCAACACGTCCATCGGGCGCGACTGCACGCTGCGCGGCACCCAGGTGAGCGAGTCCATCGTCATGGACGGCGCGACCATCTCCCAGGTCCCCGGCCTGCAAGGCTCAGTCATCGGCCGTAACGCCACGGTCGGTACAACGCCCGAGCAGGACCCCCACCACCGTCTCGTGGTGGGCGACCACACCAGGATCGAGGTGGCGGCATGA
- a CDS encoding DsbA family oxidoreductase gives MEQSEDRTATVEFVLDVICAASYIAYVRLERAIERVRADGGKVDVVFRPFQLAPDAAFDGEPLLEVLAGMFGSHVVAETRQAAADAVQDGVTLDYGRAVAADTFEAHRLIRSAASRGLGEAAVERLFRAHFTDGLNIADPATLERLAAEIGVDTNDAPAGQLRNDLARVRAAGIRSVPQISFDGGRPLSGTQSETTYAKALQAA, from the coding sequence ATGGAGCAGTCGGAAGACAGGACCGCCACCGTCGAGTTCGTGCTGGACGTGATCTGCGCGGCGTCCTACATCGCGTACGTCCGCCTGGAGCGCGCGATCGAGCGGGTGCGGGCCGACGGAGGCAAGGTCGATGTGGTCTTCCGTCCCTTCCAGCTCGCCCCGGACGCGGCCTTCGACGGAGAGCCGCTGCTGGAGGTGCTCGCCGGGATGTTCGGCAGTCATGTGGTGGCGGAGACCCGGCAGGCCGCGGCGGACGCGGTGCAGGACGGCGTAACGCTGGACTACGGCCGGGCGGTGGCCGCCGACACCTTCGAGGCGCACCGGCTGATCCGGTCGGCGGCGTCGCGCGGACTGGGCGAGGCCGCGGTCGAGCGGCTGTTCCGGGCGCACTTCACCGACGGTCTGAACATCGCGGACCCGGCGACGCTGGAGCGACTGGCGGCCGAGATCGGGGTCGACACCAACGACGCCCCCGCGGGCCAACTCCGCAACGATCTGGCCCGTGTCCGGGCGGCCGGCATCCGTTCGGTTCCGCAGATCTCCTTCGACGGCGGCCGACCGCTGTCGGGCACGCAGTCGGAGACGACGTACGCGAAGGCCCTCCAGGCGGCCTAA